The Candidatus Poribacteria bacterium genome segment GGAGATGATTTTCCGCAGGAGCATATAGACTTCCTAGAAGCGCGAGGAATTGGGCTAGAAGGATTAGAGAAGATCGAAGGTGGCAAAACCTTCCGTTGGGGTGGGGACTACACAGGGGATCTCAACGCCGCCCAGACGCTCTTCACGGACCTGAATGTCTATGGCGACTTTGATCCGAAATTGCCGGCAACGTACAAAGATACCCCTTACGTTTTTTTGGCTAACATTAATCCTGAGTTGCAGCTGAATGTGCTTCGGCAAGCTACGGCGCCAAAATTAATCGTATGTGATACGATGAATCTCTGGATCAATATCAGCCTTGATGCACTAATGCAGACTTTGGGCGAAGTCGACATCCTGATCTTAAATGATGGGGAAGCGCGTCTATTGACCGGAGAAGAGAATTTGATCCGCGCTGGGAAGCAGATTCTCACCTATGGTCCAGATCGAGTTGTTATCAAAAAGGGGGAACATGGGGCGATTACCTTGACGGATTCCACATTCTTTGCTGCTCCCGCTTATCCGTTGGAATCGGTATCGGACCCAACGGGTGCAGGTGACAGCTTCGCCGGCGGATTTTTGGGCTATCTCGCCGCCGTTGGCGAGAACTCGGAGCGCGCGATCCGCAACGCGATTATCTAC includes the following:
- a CDS encoding sugar kinase, with protein sequence MSILVVGSVGLDDVRTHVGEVENALGGSAIYFSTAASFFYDSIRLVAVVGDDFPQEHIDFLEARGIGLEGLEKIEGGKTFRWGGDYTGDLNAAQTLFTDLNVYGDFDPKLPATYKDTPYVFLANINPELQLNVLRQATAPKLIVCDTMNLWINISLDALMQTLGEVDILILNDGEARLLTGEENLIRAGKQILTYGPDRVVIKKGEHGAITLTDSTFFAAPAYPLESVSDPTGAGDSFAGGFLGYLAAVGENSERAIRNAIIYGTVIASFNVEDFSLNRQRRLTRAEIEDRYHQLREAALF